A portion of the Ferrimicrobium sp. genome contains these proteins:
- a CDS encoding biotin carboxylase N-terminal domain-containing protein → MFERLLIANRGEIAVRVIRTAKEMGIKTIAVYSDADRDAMHVRYADEAYNLPGTTVRDSYLNTERILEIIQRSGAQAVHPGYGFFSENTDFARAIESTGVVFVGPPPEAIEIMGDKISSRIAATAAGVAGVPGTTEVLTSADEIVAFGENHGWPLAIKAAYGGGGRGMRVVHSAAEAAEALASAQREALGAFGRDECYVERYLTWPRHVEMQIIGDAHDTILWLGERDCSCQRRHQKLIEESPAPDFPDDIRSKMGEAAVKVARACGYRNAGTVEFLYQDGAFYFLEMNTRLQVEHPITEAVTGLDLVELQLRIAAGERLPLSQDQISHNGHAIEIRLNAEDPAGGRFVPSPGPITRFERADGPGVRTDAGYEAGDAVSQYYDNLIAKLVVWAPDRERAIAKAIRALRETKLEGVTTTIPADLAILEHPDFHAAQHSTKWVEDRLDLSGLTAPPSTTATEETTTPTEVVAEVNGKRVAVKLFLSELVAPVPTNTPSPRRDTPSPRAARTQGAASKVGGGSGAVTVPMQGTVVKIAVQVGQEVNVGDTVIVLEAMKMENSILAERAGTVSEIRVKPGDTVGTGDVVATIA, encoded by the coding sequence GTGTTTGAGCGGTTACTAATAGCGAACCGAGGAGAGATCGCGGTTCGCGTAATCCGGACAGCCAAGGAGATGGGCATCAAGACGATCGCTGTCTATTCCGATGCCGATCGCGACGCCATGCACGTCCGTTACGCCGACGAAGCCTACAATCTGCCCGGCACGACCGTTCGAGATAGCTACCTAAACACCGAACGCATCTTGGAGATTATTCAACGTTCAGGCGCCCAAGCCGTGCATCCTGGCTATGGCTTCTTCAGTGAAAACACCGACTTCGCTAGGGCCATCGAAAGCACCGGTGTTGTGTTCGTTGGTCCACCGCCAGAGGCCATCGAGATCATGGGAGACAAGATCTCTTCTCGTATTGCCGCGACAGCAGCCGGCGTCGCCGGTGTACCTGGCACCACGGAGGTCCTCACAAGCGCCGATGAGATCGTCGCCTTTGGCGAGAACCACGGTTGGCCCTTAGCGATCAAGGCAGCCTATGGCGGAGGTGGTCGAGGCATGCGAGTCGTTCACTCTGCCGCCGAGGCGGCCGAGGCTTTAGCCTCGGCTCAACGAGAAGCACTTGGTGCTTTTGGGCGTGACGAGTGTTACGTCGAACGGTACCTCACTTGGCCCCGCCATGTGGAGATGCAGATCATTGGGGATGCCCATGATACGATCCTGTGGCTCGGCGAGCGCGATTGTTCGTGCCAACGGCGGCATCAGAAGCTGATCGAGGAGTCGCCTGCTCCAGATTTTCCTGATGACATTCGATCCAAGATGGGCGAGGCTGCCGTCAAGGTCGCTCGCGCATGCGGCTACCGCAACGCCGGAACGGTCGAGTTTCTTTACCAAGATGGCGCATTTTACTTTCTCGAGATGAATACTCGTCTCCAGGTTGAGCACCCCATCACCGAAGCGGTAACCGGTCTCGACCTAGTGGAGCTCCAGCTTCGTATCGCTGCAGGAGAGCGTCTCCCGCTCTCCCAAGACCAGATCAGCCATAACGGCCATGCCATCGAGATCCGTTTGAACGCTGAAGACCCGGCGGGGGGTCGTTTCGTCCCCTCTCCGGGCCCCATCACGCGCTTCGAGCGCGCCGACGGCCCTGGCGTTCGCACCGACGCCGGCTATGAAGCGGGAGACGCAGTGAGCCAATACTACGACAATCTCATCGCGAAATTGGTGGTCTGGGCACCTGATCGTGAACGGGCGATCGCTAAGGCCATCCGCGCCCTCCGTGAGACCAAGCTAGAGGGAGTCACGACTACCATCCCTGCTGATCTGGCCATTCTCGAGCACCCAGACTTCCACGCGGCGCAACATTCCACCAAGTGGGTTGAGGATCGGTTGGACTTAAGTGGGCTGACAGCTCCACCCAGTACCACCGCCACCGAGGAGACCACCACGCCGACCGAGGTCGTAGCCGAGGTCAATGGCAAACGGGTTGCAGTCAAGCTCTTCCTGTCCGAACTGGTCGCACCGGTCCCAACGAACACGCCATCTCCGCGCCGTGACACCCCTTCCCCACGAGCAGCCCGCACACAGGGAGCTGCGTCGAAGGTAGGAGGTGGATCTGGAGCCGTCACTGTGCCCATGCAAGGCACCGTCGTGAAGATAGCGGTGCAAGTAGGCCAAGAGGTCAATGTTGGGGACACAGTAATCGTGCTCGAGGCGATGAAGATGGAGAACTCAATCCTCGCTGAGCGCGCAGGAACCGTCAGCGAGATCAGAGTGAAGCCTGGCGACACCGTAGGTACTGGCGACGTGGTCGCCACCATCGCCTAA
- a CDS encoding biotin--[acetyl-CoA-carboxylase] ligase, with translation MISTAPWRIILLDETDSTNRTLSNLFARVSTQRLVVVADHQRAGRGRRGRAFHDLPRSALACSVLIELPRRAEVNLLPMAVGNAIVFAIRGLGVVGVTLKWPNDLMVGEAKLGGMLIDGIFDGSSHQVVIGLGVNLTATPTLEDARNLCCLNELIEGTPAKDFFSLRDSLLMRFLEELDDQLSQLLHGHTELLLQTYRCCLSTLGRQVQIQYPDEMVVGLAEDVDQEGCLLVRTATGRVAVHVGDIEHLGVVNDR, from the coding sequence ATGATCAGCACTGCCCCATGGCGCATAATCCTACTTGATGAGACCGACTCTACGAATCGCACCCTTTCAAACCTCTTTGCACGGGTCAGTACCCAGCGTCTGGTCGTCGTGGCAGATCATCAACGGGCCGGCCGCGGCAGACGAGGTCGTGCTTTTCATGATCTTCCGAGAAGTGCCCTTGCCTGCTCGGTATTGATAGAGTTGCCTCGGCGTGCTGAGGTCAATCTCCTTCCGATGGCCGTCGGTAATGCGATCGTCTTTGCGATTCGGGGCCTCGGGGTCGTGGGGGTGACCTTGAAGTGGCCCAATGATCTGATGGTAGGGGAAGCCAAGCTCGGAGGGATGTTGATCGATGGCATCTTCGATGGCTCGTCCCATCAGGTGGTCATTGGTCTTGGCGTGAACCTCACGGCCACCCCAACGCTAGAGGATGCTCGCAACCTTTGCTGTCTCAACGAGCTGATTGAAGGCACACCGGCGAAGGATTTCTTCTCGCTGCGCGATTCCCTCCTCATGCGGTTCCTGGAGGAACTCGATGACCAACTGTCACAGCTCCTTCATGGCCACACCGAGCTCCTTCTCCAAACCTACCGGTGCTGCTTGTCAACGCTGGGCCGTCAGGTACAAATTCAGTACCCAGACGAGATGGTGGTAGGATTAGCCGAAGATGTCGATCAGGAGGGTTGTTTGCTTGTCAGAACTGCGACCGGTCGGGTTGCTGTTCATGTTGGTGATATCGAACATCTTGGAGTGGTGAATGATCGATAG
- a CDS encoding acyl-CoA dehydrogenase family protein: MSVEFGEEHEALRKVVADFVDAEVLPNALGWDERSEFPLAQVLQLGELGLFGMIFPESYGGGGGDFTSLCIAVEELAKGDSSLAITLSAGVGLGANPIYEFGNEEQKQRWLPDLCAGKTLGGFGLTEPDGGSDAGATRTRVERQGERFLLNGAKAYITNSGTPITSLVTVTARGEDGVSAFIIPTGTPGFTVEPAYRKLGWHASDTHPLSLVDVEVGPESLLGEVGRGFAQFLAILDDGRISIAALALGLAEACLRESLAYAANRNAFGGPISRYQAISFKCADMEVAVEASRLLVYRAAWLKDHGRPFKREAAIAKLYATEAAVSVAREATQIFGGAGFIEESPVARYYRDAKILEIGEGTSEVQRLVIARSLGLPTS, translated from the coding sequence ATGTCAGTCGAGTTCGGTGAGGAACACGAAGCACTTCGTAAGGTGGTAGCTGATTTTGTGGATGCTGAGGTGCTGCCAAATGCTCTCGGCTGGGACGAACGTAGTGAGTTCCCTCTTGCACAGGTGCTCCAGCTTGGGGAGCTTGGACTGTTCGGGATGATCTTTCCCGAGAGCTACGGAGGGGGAGGAGGCGACTTCACCTCACTATGCATCGCGGTCGAAGAGCTCGCCAAAGGCGACTCCTCCCTGGCTATCACCCTCTCTGCTGGTGTTGGACTCGGTGCGAATCCGATCTACGAGTTTGGCAATGAGGAACAAAAGCAGCGATGGTTGCCCGATCTTTGCGCTGGGAAAACGCTCGGTGGTTTTGGCCTGACAGAGCCCGACGGGGGATCCGATGCGGGAGCCACCCGCACAAGGGTCGAGCGCCAGGGCGAGCGATTCCTACTCAATGGGGCCAAAGCCTATATCACCAACTCAGGGACCCCGATCACGTCATTGGTGACCGTGACAGCCCGAGGAGAGGACGGGGTCTCGGCGTTCATCATTCCTACAGGGACACCGGGCTTTACGGTTGAACCTGCCTACAGGAAGCTCGGTTGGCACGCATCAGATACGCATCCGTTGAGTTTGGTCGATGTGGAGGTTGGTCCCGAGTCCTTACTCGGTGAGGTAGGTCGTGGGTTTGCGCAGTTTCTTGCCATTCTCGATGATGGGCGGATCTCCATCGCGGCACTCGCACTGGGACTAGCTGAGGCCTGTCTTCGAGAGTCGCTTGCCTATGCAGCGAATCGCAACGCTTTTGGAGGGCCAATCTCGCGGTATCAGGCGATCTCCTTTAAGTGCGCCGACATGGAGGTCGCTGTCGAAGCCTCGAGGCTGTTGGTCTACCGCGCGGCGTGGCTCAAGGATCACGGGCGGCCCTTCAAGAGAGAGGCGGCGATTGCGAAGCTCTATGCTACCGAGGCTGCGGTGTCGGTGGCCAGAGAGGCGACCCAAATCTTTGGAGGGGCAGGGTTCATCGAGGAGTCTCCTGTGGCACGCTACTATCGTGACGCCAAGATACTCGAGATTGGCGAAGGAACATCTGAGGTGCAGCGTCTTGTGATCGCCCGTTCGCTCGGTCTACCAACCTCTTAG
- a CDS encoding glucose-1-phosphate thymidylyltransferase translates to MKALILAGGSGTRLRPLTHTASKQLVPIANKPILFYGLEAIAACGITDVGIVVGHTASEVKAAVGDGSAFGLKATYLPQDAPRGLAHAVLIAKDFLGDEDFVMYLGDNFLVGGITDIVHGFTIRDAATAARILLARVPDPRKFGVAEVAKDGSVLRLVEKPDHPPSDLALVGVYLFDARIHEAVAQIAPSARGELEITDAISWLIDHDLGVNSSMVEGYWKDLGDPEALLDGNRIALMAIRPSIAGEVIDSKIEGPVVVEAGAKVVDSIVRGPAIIGRDVVLQSSYVGPFSSIGDRCAILSSEVMNSIILSDSTVDTVGAIEGSVIGKFAKICHRSERPSATKLIVGDHARVELL, encoded by the coding sequence ATGAAGGCGCTCATCCTTGCCGGAGGATCCGGGACTCGACTCCGCCCGCTGACACATACCGCCTCCAAGCAGCTGGTACCGATCGCGAACAAACCCATCCTCTTCTACGGCCTCGAAGCGATCGCTGCGTGCGGCATTACCGATGTAGGGATTGTCGTGGGACACACGGCCAGCGAGGTCAAGGCCGCCGTTGGAGACGGCTCGGCTTTTGGTTTGAAGGCGACCTATCTTCCACAGGATGCGCCGCGCGGGCTTGCTCACGCTGTTCTCATAGCCAAGGATTTCCTCGGCGATGAGGATTTTGTCATGTACCTTGGCGACAATTTTCTTGTCGGTGGCATCACCGACATTGTGCACGGGTTCACCATTCGAGACGCCGCAACAGCGGCGAGGATCTTGCTGGCGCGCGTTCCAGATCCTCGAAAGTTTGGCGTAGCCGAGGTCGCCAAGGACGGTTCGGTGCTGCGTCTCGTGGAGAAACCTGATCATCCCCCCTCCGATCTTGCCCTGGTTGGGGTCTACCTCTTCGATGCTCGTATTCATGAGGCAGTTGCTCAGATCGCGCCCTCCGCGAGGGGGGAACTTGAGATCACTGACGCCATCAGCTGGCTGATCGATCATGATCTCGGGGTGAACTCATCGATGGTGGAGGGGTACTGGAAGGACTTGGGGGATCCTGAGGCGCTGCTCGACGGCAACAGGATTGCGCTGATGGCGATTCGACCGTCAATCGCGGGTGAGGTGATCGACTCTAAGATCGAGGGCCCGGTGGTCGTCGAGGCAGGAGCGAAGGTCGTCGACTCGATCGTTCGTGGCCCCGCCATCATTGGGCGCGATGTTGTTCTGCAGTCCAGTTACGTTGGTCCCTTCTCGTCCATTGGGGATCGATGTGCGATACTCTCATCCGAAGTGATGAACTCCATTATTCTCAGCGACTCTACGGTTGACACTGTCGGCGCAATCGAAGGTTCGGTGATCGGGAAGTTTGCCAAGATTTGTCACCGCAGTGAACGGCCCAGCGCTACCAAGCTCATCGTAGGCGATCACGCTCGGGTGGAGTTGCTATAG
- the rfbB gene encoding dTDP-glucose 4,6-dehydratase: MKLLVTGGAGFIGSNFTRYWSTAYPDDDIVVLDALTYAGCRESLTDLGDRISFVHGDIGNTDHVVEVLDRYTVDVVVNFAAESHNSLAIIDPERFFRTNVTGTVGLLEAARAYGGLTRFHHVSTCEVYGDLDLDAQDAFTEESPYRPRTPYNASKAAADHAVRAYALTYGLPISITNCANNYGPYQFPEKLIPLFTALALQDQPLPLYASKDNRREWIHVLDHARAIDLVIHTGQPGETYHVGTGDEYSIEEIADRILVELGKPDTLKTTVPDRPSHDRRYLLDSSKIRNELGFTPSIRFDQGISETIQWYRGNEAWWRPLMGRAPVQESAAWQSRS; encoded by the coding sequence GTGAAACTACTGGTCACCGGAGGCGCAGGATTTATCGGCTCGAATTTCACGCGGTACTGGTCAACGGCCTATCCAGACGATGATATTGTCGTACTCGATGCGCTCACCTATGCGGGCTGTCGCGAGTCACTAACAGATCTGGGCGATCGCATCAGCTTTGTTCATGGCGATATCGGTAACACCGACCACGTGGTGGAGGTGCTTGATCGCTACACCGTCGATGTGGTGGTGAACTTTGCCGCCGAATCTCATAACTCGCTGGCCATCATCGATCCCGAGCGCTTCTTTCGCACGAATGTCACCGGGACGGTTGGTCTCCTTGAGGCTGCTCGGGCCTACGGGGGGCTGACACGGTTTCATCATGTTTCGACCTGCGAGGTGTATGGGGATCTTGATCTTGATGCCCAGGATGCATTTACGGAGGAGTCGCCCTATCGTCCGCGCACCCCGTATAACGCATCCAAGGCCGCGGCAGATCACGCGGTTCGGGCCTATGCGCTGACGTATGGCTTGCCGATCAGCATCACCAACTGCGCCAATAACTATGGACCCTACCAATTCCCGGAAAAATTGATCCCCCTCTTTACTGCGCTAGCCTTGCAGGATCAACCACTGCCCCTCTATGCTTCGAAGGATAACCGACGAGAGTGGATCCACGTGCTCGATCACGCGAGAGCCATCGATTTGGTGATTCACACGGGGCAACCAGGGGAGACCTATCATGTTGGTACAGGTGACGAATATTCGATCGAGGAGATCGCTGATCGGATTCTTGTTGAACTAGGCAAACCCGATACACTCAAGACGACGGTTCCTGATCGCCCCTCGCATGACCGCCGTTATCTGTTAGACTCCTCCAAGATTCGCAATGAGCTTGGTTTCACACCGTCCATCCGCTTCGACCAAGGGATCAGCGAAACGATCCAATGGTACCGTGGCAATGAGGCCTGGTGGCGTCCATTGATGGGTCGTGCCCCGGTCCAGGAGTCGGCAGCCTGGCAGTCTCGATCGTGA
- the rfbD gene encoding dTDP-4-dehydrorhamnose reductase encodes MSQLRFVVFGSNGQLGQRLARRLRELDLPVEVFAFTSADIDVRQRATVNEVIRSLRPDWVVNAAAFTAVDRCEREPELAFGVNALALRWQVEAADAVGARVCNFSTDYVFNGQSVEPYREWDRVDPLGVYGRSKLGGECELRVGTDLNIRTAWLMSASAGNIASTVVRLAKEGSVLRFVGDQVGSPTVADDLSEASIQLMLSACTGNFHVVNGGTASWYEVVRWILTSLGRDLDQVVEITAASVADRYPAPRPAYSVLATATYSAALGRATDDWHDAIERVVRELDLQ; translated from the coding sequence GTGAGTCAGCTGCGCTTTGTGGTTTTCGGAAGTAATGGACAACTGGGTCAGCGACTCGCGAGAAGGCTTCGCGAACTCGATCTCCCCGTTGAGGTCTTCGCCTTTACCTCTGCTGACATCGATGTACGTCAGCGCGCTACCGTTAATGAGGTCATCCGGTCACTTCGACCTGATTGGGTGGTGAATGCTGCCGCTTTCACTGCCGTCGATCGATGTGAACGAGAGCCCGAGCTCGCGTTTGGTGTCAACGCGCTGGCGCTTCGCTGGCAGGTAGAGGCTGCCGACGCCGTGGGTGCTCGGGTTTGTAACTTCTCAACCGATTATGTCTTCAATGGCCAGTCGGTTGAACCCTACCGCGAATGGGATCGTGTCGACCCCCTTGGTGTCTATGGCCGTAGCAAGCTCGGAGGTGAGTGCGAGCTGCGTGTTGGGACTGATCTCAATATTCGAACCGCCTGGCTGATGAGCGCATCGGCCGGCAATATTGCATCTACCGTTGTCCGACTTGCCAAGGAGGGCTCAGTCCTCCGATTTGTCGGTGATCAAGTCGGTTCCCCGACTGTCGCAGACGATTTAAGCGAGGCAAGCATTCAATTGATGCTGAGTGCGTGCACCGGCAACTTTCATGTCGTCAATGGCGGTACCGCATCGTGGTATGAAGTGGTGCGCTGGATCCTCACCTCGCTCGGACGGGATCTTGACCAGGTGGTGGAGATCACCGCTGCCTCTGTTGCTGACCGATATCCAGCCCCCCGTCCTGCTTACTCAGTGCTTGCAACGGCAACCTACAGTGCTGCGCTTGGGCGTGCAACCGATGATTGGCATGATGCGATAGAACGAGTCGTTCGAGAGCTTGATCTTCAGTGA
- a CDS encoding glycosyltransferase family 2 protein translates to MKTTVAAIIVLYRSGSTDRLVEELAAQGVGTIVLIDNGATEPGEWTFTFASCVVRRVAFGQNLGYGLAVNRGLAMIEESMVLVMNPDVTVHAGAVDALVATAASSAAVGAVGPKVLDRDGGRYPSFRRFPSLWQSIRHGAIGWLVPESAATRSYRMSDLDPSTAVTVPWISGACLLCPTDVVRGIGGFDPKYHLYLEDVDLCRRMALAGYQIVYEPLAVVTHVGGASSSQRRLGAVVEHHRSMATYASLEQRSTLALFAVEMGIGLRCVLSVMRTIITGTVRN, encoded by the coding sequence GTGAAGACCACCGTTGCCGCCATCATCGTTCTCTATCGTTCAGGCTCGACTGATCGCCTTGTCGAGGAGCTTGCAGCCCAAGGTGTTGGCACCATTGTCCTGATCGATAACGGCGCAACGGAACCTGGTGAATGGACATTCACCTTTGCTAGCTGTGTTGTTCGTAGGGTCGCATTTGGTCAGAACCTTGGTTATGGATTGGCTGTTAATCGAGGTCTCGCGATGATCGAGGAATCGATGGTGTTGGTTATGAATCCAGATGTGACCGTACACGCCGGAGCGGTCGATGCGCTTGTCGCCACTGCGGCATCGAGTGCCGCTGTGGGCGCTGTAGGGCCGAAGGTTCTGGATCGTGATGGTGGCCGTTATCCTTCATTTCGACGCTTTCCATCACTCTGGCAATCGATCCGCCATGGTGCGATTGGCTGGCTCGTCCCAGAGAGTGCTGCTACACGCTCGTATCGTATGAGCGATCTCGATCCAAGTACGGCCGTGACCGTGCCCTGGATCTCAGGAGCTTGCCTGTTATGTCCCACTGACGTGGTCCGCGGGATTGGTGGCTTCGATCCGAAATACCATCTGTACTTGGAAGATGTCGACCTCTGTCGCCGAATGGCACTCGCTGGCTACCAGATTGTCTACGAACCTCTCGCAGTGGTGACCCACGTGGGCGGTGCATCGAGTAGTCAGCGGCGGTTAGGAGCTGTCGTTGAGCATCATCGGTCAATGGCGACGTATGCCTCTTTGGAGCAGCGCTCAACCCTGGCATTGTTCGCGGTGGAGATGGGGATTGGACTACGTTGCGTTCTGAGCGTGATGCGGACGATCATCACGGGTACGGTGCGCAACTGA
- a CDS encoding NDP-sugar synthase has product MRAVVLVGGEGTRLRPLTFHTPKQMLRVIGFPMLERVLHRLRGFGVDEVVLSLGYQPDAFRLAYPTGEAAGVRLTYAIEEEPLDTAGAIRFAAESAGIDETFLVVNGDILTDLDVKDLIDFHLDRRSRATIGLVRVDNPSQFGVVVKDEHGRALRFVEKPSIESAPSHDINAGIYILEPSALELIPQGGKMSIERELFPQLVEQGSLFARAYECYWLDAGTPKNYYRAIRDILFGARMGELVPPRAWYPAPNQPEDAIGHCYFGSSVQLSSVSRVVGSVIEDGVEIADGATIVDSVVLEGARVGPGSVIRGSIVGAHTVVPEDVHLDELAIVAESTDLHPGDSLVGVGQS; this is encoded by the coding sequence ATGCGAGCAGTCGTTCTCGTCGGTGGGGAGGGCACTCGCCTTCGACCACTGACGTTTCATACTCCTAAGCAGATGCTTCGAGTGATTGGTTTCCCGATGTTGGAGCGGGTCCTGCATCGCCTTCGAGGTTTCGGTGTCGACGAGGTGGTGTTGTCGCTTGGATATCAACCAGACGCCTTCCGCTTGGCCTATCCGACTGGGGAAGCGGCAGGGGTCCGCTTAACCTATGCCATCGAAGAGGAGCCACTTGATACGGCAGGGGCGATCCGGTTTGCTGCAGAGAGTGCTGGCATTGATGAAACATTTCTGGTGGTCAACGGCGATATCTTGACCGACTTGGACGTAAAAGATTTGATAGATTTCCATCTCGATCGGCGAAGCCGTGCGACAATTGGACTGGTGCGAGTGGACAACCCTAGCCAGTTTGGCGTGGTGGTGAAGGATGAGCATGGGCGCGCCCTTCGTTTTGTGGAGAAGCCCTCGATCGAATCCGCTCCCTCGCATGATATCAATGCGGGGATCTACATTTTGGAGCCGAGTGCCCTTGAGCTTATCCCTCAAGGTGGCAAGATGTCGATCGAGAGAGAGTTATTCCCGCAACTGGTAGAACAGGGCAGCCTCTTTGCCCGCGCGTATGAGTGTTACTGGCTTGATGCGGGTACGCCAAAAAACTATTATCGGGCGATTCGAGATATTCTCTTTGGTGCTCGGATGGGTGAGCTTGTTCCCCCGCGAGCCTGGTATCCCGCTCCGAATCAACCGGAAGACGCTATCGGGCATTGCTACTTTGGTTCGTCGGTCCAACTGAGTTCGGTTTCACGAGTCGTTGGATCGGTGATTGAGGACGGGGTCGAGATTGCCGATGGGGCCACGATTGTCGACTCAGTTGTCCTTGAGGGCGCCCGCGTGGGTCCGGGTTCAGTCATCCGGGGATCGATTGTCGGTGCGCACACGGTGGTTCCTGAGGATGTCCACCTCGATGAACTAGCTATTGTCGCTGAGAGTACGGATCTCCATCCAGGCGACAGCTTGGTAGGCGTGGGACAATCGTAG
- a CDS encoding NAD-dependent epimerase/dehydratase family protein: protein MTSSPVLVTGGAGFIGSHLVERLIDAGYAVDVVDNLSTGSLANLRTARGKGDRGLHFHKLDIVDGDLESLMMRRQPGAVIHLAAQVNVRESMLDPVGDLTTNVVGSLRVLEAARHAGVAKVIFATSAGIYGAIAPKDLPVREDMPHNPDSFYGLSKDAVLAYLRLFRASFDLEYTALVLANVYGPRQGMLAEGGVVAKFAQAIIAGEQASILGDGSQTRDFVYVEDVVDAFYRSLEQGGGLTLNIATGIETSINTLHKEMYRIAGGEYRQPIYSQAIPGEILRSSLDARRAGWYLRWHASTTLERGLERVLEWYEATATQTSFA from the coding sequence ATGACGTCGTCTCCTGTCTTGGTCACCGGCGGAGCCGGTTTTATCGGTTCTCATCTAGTGGAGCGGCTGATCGATGCTGGCTACGCAGTCGATGTGGTCGATAATCTTTCGACGGGCTCCCTCGCCAATCTTCGCACGGCGCGAGGTAAGGGTGATCGTGGCTTACATTTTCATAAGCTAGATATCGTCGATGGTGATCTTGAGTCGCTGATGATGCGGCGCCAACCTGGGGCGGTGATCCATCTTGCTGCGCAGGTCAACGTGCGTGAATCCATGTTGGACCCTGTCGGGGATTTGACGACTAACGTTGTCGGTTCTCTTCGTGTCCTCGAAGCTGCACGACATGCCGGCGTCGCAAAGGTGATCTTTGCCACGAGTGCCGGTATCTATGGTGCGATAGCACCAAAAGATCTGCCCGTGCGCGAGGATATGCCTCATAATCCGGACTCCTTCTATGGTCTGTCCAAGGATGCGGTTCTCGCCTATCTGCGGCTCTTTCGGGCGAGCTTCGACCTCGAATACACCGCTCTCGTGTTGGCGAACGTCTATGGGCCAAGACAAGGCATGTTGGCTGAGGGAGGGGTGGTGGCGAAGTTCGCTCAGGCCATCATCGCAGGCGAGCAGGCCAGTATCCTTGGAGATGGAAGCCAGACTCGTGATTTCGTCTACGTTGAGGATGTCGTCGATGCGTTTTATCGATCCCTCGAGCAGGGGGGTGGTCTTACGCTCAATATCGCCACAGGAATCGAAACCTCGATCAACACGCTCCATAAGGAGATGTATCGGATCGCGGGGGGTGAGTACCGGCAGCCGATCTATAGCCAGGCCATTCCCGGTGAGATTTTGCGCTCAAGTCTTGATGCCAGGCGTGCTGGCTGGTATTTGAGATGGCACGCGAGCACAACGCTCGAACGAGGTCTTGAACGGGTACTCGAGTGGTATGAGGCCACTGCGACTCAGACCAGCTTTGCCTAA
- the cofE gene encoding coenzyme F420-0:L-glutamate ligase, with the protein MNQLGLQLFTNPLDEEIVQGADLAALIVRDFELADGDIMVVTQKVISKAEGRVVSVDDDDQESFDALVRSESRRILRRRGTLAITETHHGFVCANAGIDRSNTDPGTVTLLPVDPDRSALRLLHQLQYRTGLQLGVVITDTFGRTWRSGVTDIAIGVAGLQPIADLRGTRDHNGMTLQATEICIADEIAGAADLIKRKDGRTPFVLVRGVDRSHLGHGSIGADVVRGYAFDLFR; encoded by the coding sequence ATGAATCAGCTCGGACTCCAGCTCTTTACCAATCCGCTCGACGAGGAGATCGTGCAGGGAGCTGACCTCGCAGCTCTCATCGTCCGAGACTTTGAACTCGCCGATGGCGATATCATGGTGGTCACCCAAAAGGTGATTTCAAAGGCCGAAGGACGCGTCGTCAGCGTAGATGACGACGACCAGGAGAGCTTCGACGCGCTCGTGCGCTCCGAATCCCGTCGCATCCTTCGTCGTCGAGGGACACTCGCGATCACCGAGACTCACCACGGATTCGTCTGCGCTAATGCGGGTATCGATCGATCAAATACCGACCCTGGTACCGTCACGCTCTTGCCAGTGGATCCTGATCGAAGCGCACTCCGCCTGTTGCATCAGTTGCAATACCGGACAGGACTTCAGCTTGGAGTGGTCATCACCGATACCTTCGGCCGTACATGGCGATCAGGAGTAACCGACATCGCTATCGGTGTCGCAGGCCTCCAACCTATCGCCGACCTACGCGGGACCCGGGACCACAACGGCATGACCCTGCAAGCAACGGAGATCTGCATCGCCGACGAGATTGCCGGAGCGGCTGACCTCATTAAGCGCAAGGACGGTCGTACCCCATTTGTCCTTGTTAGAGGAGTTGACCGTAGCCACCTGGGGCATGGGAGCATCGGTGCCGACGTTGTCCGCGGGTACGCGTTCGATCTCTTCCGTTAG